The Paenibacillus sp. FSL R7-0204 genome includes a region encoding these proteins:
- a CDS encoding CBM96 family carbohydrate-binding protein, producing MKQWLQGSGKRFGWVLSVIGLMIVIMAVPGTAQAAGTITLDEPPGGYGSSGGQVEVSGTYTGLYDVRLYVNGTAQFEVLLDDPDGDDSGSWSYTLDSSRYNGPVELVARGLDTTTRYGVWSPSVTLEVNNPAGVAPVVTITGPDEGVAVTGQVAVTVQAESAAPVSAVQVRVNRGPWQQTAYNGTEYVYTWNTAGIGDHTISLEARATNAPGRYGYSPTVYAQVGAGTHEPSIPSPDQDRAMWIWEPESYKLLLNPGSREVLESFVTDTATFGSEPVTTLYLAVGNYSGYRALEEQEDELRSFMRWAHERNLSVHALVAGGTSPAYMGAYERYHSHAVREIEQIINYNLAAAEDEKFDGINVDIEPYISPDFKDPSKFLQKEYLDGLRKMIDRRDTAGIRLPFGPAVPKWYDSSEQGANIQWNGTTKWLSEHIQDISDYISIMDYRDSADGTAGIIAGAAGELAYAEAIGKPNSVVIGVETLDIANSGDPETITFQEEGRSHMEAELDKVYAASGLSSAFGGIAVHHYDSYRALPSYWGPGGVFWTAPEDHEAPSAPAGTPTAVASDYQSIRLNYGMATDNLEVGRYIIYRSTVPGFTPTSADIAGLARGLNYQDKGLLPETTYYYRVAARDLAGNIGPFSSVVSAVTGSTALKPMIVTDMQLAYNGTAASATMKVRDYATGAVLTGAAVEGRFTYSAGRYAAAVTGADGYAAFTSEAIPSGRQAGFEPRRVQSAGYYYASAHDLPHTTALLPHGGLSGLTLSAGSWDKPFAAGDKAYTVTVNRNVNSLQVTPVTAKASDAVLVNGMPVASGAAASVTIGSEPADVSVLVYHEDGTADLYLLNIERSAPADPVIPVTMDAYVHELQPSTNIGQEPVLEIADLPNAQGGGDRIAFMKAELNLSGTAVQSVTLNVYVTAAPAAPVTLALKGYAGAQWTESGITWNNRPVSGGTNLGTVRVTGAGWYSIDITAYVGAAAAAGLQHTFQWSDPNTTGIVVTLASSENSDNKPYLLVDSGI from the coding sequence ATGAAGCAATGGCTGCAGGGCTCTGGTAAACGGTTTGGATGGGTGTTATCTGTGATCGGTCTAATGATTGTGATAATGGCAGTTCCGGGCACCGCCCAGGCCGCAGGCACCATTACACTGGATGAACCGCCCGGGGGATATGGTTCCTCCGGCGGGCAGGTTGAGGTCAGTGGAACCTATACCGGACTATATGATGTCCGGTTGTATGTGAACGGGACAGCCCAGTTCGAGGTATTGCTGGATGACCCGGACGGGGATGACAGCGGCAGCTGGTCTTATACGCTAGACAGCTCCCGTTACAACGGTCCGGTGGAGCTGGTGGCACGCGGGCTGGATACCACTACCCGCTACGGGGTGTGGAGTCCGTCCGTCACCCTTGAGGTGAACAACCCCGCAGGTGTTGCGCCAGTGGTGACCATTACGGGTCCGGATGAAGGGGTTGCCGTGACCGGACAGGTAGCGGTCACCGTTCAGGCAGAATCGGCTGCGCCGGTCTCGGCCGTGCAGGTCCGGGTGAACCGGGGACCGTGGCAGCAGACCGCCTATAATGGCACGGAATATGTATATACCTGGAATACGGCGGGGATCGGTGACCACACGATCAGCCTGGAGGCCAGAGCGACGAATGCTCCCGGACGCTACGGCTACAGCCCAACCGTCTATGCACAGGTCGGTGCAGGCACGCATGAACCGTCGATTCCCTCGCCGGATCAGGACCGGGCCATGTGGATTTGGGAGCCGGAGAGCTATAAGCTGCTGCTGAATCCAGGCTCGCGGGAGGTACTGGAGTCCTTCGTTACGGACACCGCAACCTTCGGATCAGAGCCGGTGACGACCCTGTATCTGGCCGTGGGCAACTACTCCGGCTACCGGGCGCTAGAGGAGCAGGAAGACGAGCTGCGCTCCTTCATGCGCTGGGCACATGAGCGGAACTTAAGCGTCCATGCCCTTGTGGCGGGCGGAACCTCCCCGGCTTACATGGGCGCATATGAGCGCTATCATAGTCATGCCGTCCGGGAGATTGAGCAGATTATCAATTACAATCTTGCAGCGGCCGAAGATGAGAAGTTCGATGGAATCAATGTGGACATCGAGCCGTATATATCCCCGGATTTCAAAGATCCAAGCAAATTCCTGCAAAAGGAGTACCTGGATGGCCTGCGTAAAATGATTGACCGGCGCGATACGGCCGGTATCCGGCTGCCCTTCGGCCCGGCTGTGCCTAAATGGTATGACTCCTCCGAGCAGGGAGCGAATATCCAGTGGAACGGCACAACGAAGTGGCTGTCCGAGCATATCCAGGACATCTCCGATTATATCTCGATCATGGATTACCGGGATTCCGCAGATGGAACGGCCGGTATCATTGCCGGGGCTGCCGGTGAGCTGGCCTATGCCGAGGCCATCGGTAAGCCGAATTCTGTAGTCATCGGGGTGGAGACGCTGGATATTGCAAACAGCGGCGACCCGGAGACGATCACCTTCCAGGAGGAAGGACGCAGCCATATGGAAGCCGAGCTGGACAAAGTCTATGCCGCTTCCGGGCTGAGCAGCGCCTTCGGGGGGATCGCTGTCCATCACTATGATTCCTACAGGGCATTGCCTTCGTATTGGGGACCCGGCGGTGTATTCTGGACAGCGCCGGAAGATCATGAAGCACCGTCTGCACCTGCGGGTACGCCAACCGCTGTTGCCAGTGACTATCAGAGCATCCGGCTGAATTACGGAATGGCTACTGACAACTTAGAGGTAGGCCGCTACATCATCTACCGCAGCACAGTCCCCGGCTTCACGCCCACCTCTGCGGATATCGCCGGACTTGCCCGGGGCCTGAATTATCAGGACAAGGGACTGCTCCCGGAGACGACTTATTATTACCGTGTTGCCGCCCGCGATCTGGCGGGCAATATCGGGCCGTTCTCAAGTGTTGTGTCTGCGGTCACCGGCAGCACGGCGCTTAAACCGATGATTGTGACGGATATGCAGCTCGCATATAACGGTACTGCGGCTTCCGCTACCATGAAAGTACGCGACTATGCTACCGGGGCGGTCCTCACAGGGGCAGCGGTAGAAGGGCGGTTCACCTATTCGGCAGGCCGCTATGCAGCGGCTGTCACAGGAGCAGATGGGTATGCCGCCTTCACTTCGGAGGCTATTCCGTCGGGGCGTCAAGCCGGATTCGAGCCGAGAAGAGTGCAGTCAGCCGGTTACTATTATGCCAGCGCCCATGACCTGCCGCACACCACGGCGCTGCTGCCACATGGCGGGCTTAGCGGACTAACGCTGTCGGCAGGCAGCTGGGACAAGCCTTTTGCTGCGGGTGACAAGGCCTATACCGTAACTGTCAACAGAAATGTAAATTCGCTGCAGGTCACCCCGGTTACCGCCAAGGCCTCGGATGCGGTGCTTGTAAATGGAATGCCAGTGGCATCGGGAGCAGCCGCGTCCGTTACGATTGGTTCAGAGCCTGCGGATGTGTCGGTCCTGGTGTACCACGAAGATGGAACCGCAGATCTCTATCTGCTGAATATCGAGAGAAGTGCTCCGGCAGATCCGGTGATCCCGGTGACCATGGATGCCTATGTCCATGAACTTCAGCCTTCGACTAATATTGGGCAGGAGCCTGTGCTGGAGATCGCCGATCTTCCAAATGCACAGGGCGGAGGAGACCGTATCGCCTTCATGAAGGCGGAACTGAATCTCTCTGGAACGGCGGTGCAGTCCGTAACGCTGAACGTGTATGTAACCGCTGCCCCGGCTGCTCCGGTTACACTTGCACTAAAGGGCTACGCCGGAGCGCAGTGGACCGAGAGCGGCATCACCTGGAATAACCGGCCCGTCAGCGGCGGAACGAATCTCGGAACGGTCCGGGTCACCGGGGCCGGGTGGTACAGCATCGATATTACAGCTTACGTTGGTGCCGCCGCAGCCGCTGGACTGCAGCACACCTTCCAGTGGAGCGACCCTAATACTACGGGAATCGTTGTAACGCTGGCCAGTTCTGAGAATTCGGATAACAAGCCATATTTGTTGGTCGATAGCGGAATATAA
- a CDS encoding extracellular solute-binding protein has protein sequence MNKWKSVMLPLAAAAILVSGCSGGSNNATSPAATAAPGGEASPATSEAKQAHTFTALLDNNATFPYSKDWPVWGWIKDQTGVTLEVQTPSGKLAEALNLAVASNALPDLMYMPNRKESNKFGQQGALVDLMEYMDKLPNLTAWMKQYPDEAKAALSADGKMYMFPNQGFGETNRMIWMYRQDVFEKEGIQAPKTYDELHTALKTLKTKYPDSYPLSLRYGQIPDEMNTNMTVNYGTGEGAYYDFDAKEWRYGPTEDSYKEMVGMWKQFYDEGLIPPDFLSLQTKQWQDMVSTGKSFVTVDYISRVDFFNNAMRKENPEFNMQFMAPPAGLEGGKQLNPYFHYMEGGLTVASTSKNIEDIMSYMDFFYSEDGRTLSSWGVEGETYVKEGDAIKFKPEFTDVIEMRKQTGLQTSGTYTWIDFNAHLSLFSDDLKHAYEEAVKYDPANMQPRPAFTEKENEVISITGQAIKKHRDESFAKFVTGSRKLADWDKYVEEINNLGVDKLLATYKEAYDRVQNIQLSSN, from the coding sequence ATGAACAAATGGAAGTCTGTAATGCTGCCCCTCGCGGCAGCGGCAATACTGGTGAGCGGCTGCAGCGGGGGCAGTAACAATGCCACTTCGCCTGCGGCTACGGCTGCACCTGGGGGAGAAGCTTCTCCGGCCACTTCGGAAGCGAAGCAGGCCCATACCTTCACCGCACTGCTGGACAACAATGCCACCTTCCCTTATTCCAAGGACTGGCCGGTCTGGGGCTGGATCAAAGATCAGACCGGCGTCACGCTGGAGGTGCAGACCCCTTCCGGGAAGCTGGCTGAAGCGCTGAATCTCGCGGTGGCCTCCAATGCGCTGCCCGATCTGATGTATATGCCCAACCGCAAGGAATCGAACAAATTCGGCCAGCAAGGCGCACTCGTAGACCTGATGGAATACATGGACAAGCTGCCGAATCTGACCGCCTGGATGAAGCAATACCCGGATGAAGCGAAGGCCGCCCTCTCCGCTGACGGCAAAATGTATATGTTCCCGAACCAGGGCTTCGGGGAGACGAACCGCATGATCTGGATGTACCGCCAGGATGTTTTTGAGAAGGAGGGCATTCAGGCTCCCAAGACTTATGATGAGCTGCATACGGCCCTGAAGACACTCAAGACGAAATACCCGGACAGCTACCCGCTGTCGCTCCGCTACGGTCAGATCCCGGATGAGATGAACACGAATATGACGGTCAACTATGGAACGGGCGAAGGGGCTTACTACGATTTCGATGCCAAAGAATGGCGCTACGGTCCGACAGAGGACAGCTACAAGGAAATGGTCGGCATGTGGAAGCAGTTCTACGATGAAGGGCTGATTCCGCCGGACTTCCTCTCACTGCAGACCAAGCAGTGGCAGGACATGGTGTCTACCGGCAAGTCTTTTGTAACTGTGGATTATATCAGCCGGGTGGACTTCTTCAATAATGCAATGCGCAAGGAGAATCCTGAATTCAATATGCAGTTCATGGCTCCTCCCGCAGGGCTTGAGGGCGGCAAGCAGCTCAATCCTTACTTCCATTACATGGAAGGAGGCCTGACGGTTGCTTCGACCTCCAAAAATATTGAAGATATCATGAGTTATATGGACTTTTTCTATTCGGAAGACGGCCGCACGCTCAGCAGCTGGGGTGTGGAAGGTGAGACCTATGTGAAGGAAGGCGATGCGATCAAGTTCAAGCCGGAATTCACCGATGTGATAGAAATGCGGAAACAGACAGGACTTCAGACCAGCGGAACGTATACGTGGATTGACTTCAACGCCCATCTGTCCCTGTTCTCGGACGACCTGAAGCACGCCTATGAAGAAGCTGTCAAATATGATCCGGCCAACATGCAGCCGCGTCCTGCCTTCACGGAGAAGGAGAATGAAGTCATCTCGATCACCGGACAGGCAATCAAGAAGCACCGCGATGAGAGCTTCGCCAAATTCGTTACAGGCTCCCGCAAACTGGCGGACTGGGATAAATATGTTGAGGAGATCAACAATCTGGGCGTAGACAAGCTGCTGGCAACGTACAAGGAAGCGTATGACCGTGTTCAGAACATTCAATTAAGCAGCAACTAA
- a CDS encoding carbohydrate ABC transporter permease, which yields MRSPRISWFNVVSTFFLMIVVVITLYPFLHMLAVSLSSDINVIKNTVSFWPKGFNVKMYELVLGDPKIWTAYKNTLIYTVLGTLISLVVTSTGAYALSRRDMALRKTFTMLIVVTMFFSGGMIPTFLVVRSLNMVDTVWGMVLPGAVSTWNLILMRTFFSGIPKELEESGRIDGLNDIGIFMRIIIPLSKASFATIALFYAVGMWNNFIYPLLYLRTPDLFPLQVLLRNLVLAGSASSGDVTGIGGDNQVVEESLKYATIMVSTLPILTVYPFVQKYFVKGAMIGAVKG from the coding sequence ATGAGATCACCGAGAATTTCCTGGTTTAATGTGGTCAGCACGTTCTTTCTGATGATTGTTGTGGTTATTACGCTCTATCCGTTCCTGCATATGCTGGCGGTCTCTCTGAGCAGCGATATCAATGTCATCAAGAACACGGTCTCGTTCTGGCCCAAGGGCTTCAATGTGAAGATGTACGAGCTGGTGCTGGGAGACCCGAAGATCTGGACGGCCTATAAAAACACGCTGATCTACACCGTGCTCGGCACGCTGATCTCGCTGGTGGTTACGTCAACCGGGGCTTACGCGCTCTCCCGCCGGGATATGGCGCTGCGCAAGACCTTCACGATGCTGATCGTCGTTACGATGTTCTTCAGCGGGGGAATGATCCCGACCTTCCTCGTGGTCCGCTCCCTGAATATGGTGGATACCGTATGGGGCATGGTCCTGCCGGGCGCAGTCAGCACCTGGAATCTGATTCTGATGCGCACCTTCTTCTCGGGTATTCCCAAGGAGCTGGAGGAATCGGGACGCATCGACGGGTTAAATGATATCGGGATATTCATGCGCATCATCATTCCACTGTCGAAGGCTTCCTTCGCCACCATTGCTTTATTTTATGCGGTGGGCATGTGGAATAACTTCATCTATCCGCTCCTGTATCTTCGCACCCCGGATTTGTTCCCGCTCCAAGTGCTGCTCCGCAATCTGGTGCTGGCAGGAAGCGCAAGCTCGGGGGATGTGACCGGGATCGGGGGAGACAACCAGGTCGTTGAAGAGTCGCTCAAATATGCAACGATTATGGTCTCTACGCTGCCGATACTCACGGTATATCCGTTTGTTCAGAAGTATTTTGTCAAAGGCGCCATGATCGGTGCAGTGAAGGGCTGA
- a CDS encoding ABC transporter permease, with the protein MKNPYQRQGRLLRTWNHNKTLWLLFLPCLLYYLIFRYAPMFGLVITFKDYNLFKGIWASDWVGLKYYRMFFENPDFWPLMKNTLLLGLYKLVFGFPAPVILAILLNEVRKAAFKKFVQTVSYLPHFISNVIVASMVIMFLSPTGGLINNLLGTFGIGPVNFMNEPGMFRGIYVLSEIWQHIGWETIIYLAALTAIDPQLYEAADMDGASRMRKIWHVTLPGISPAIVITLILNIGKVLEIGFEKVFLMQNPAIYDTADIISTYVYRVGMEQGNFSYGASIDLFMGIISLIFIYSANYISRRVSETSLW; encoded by the coding sequence ATGAAAAATCCTTACCAGCGTCAAGGGCGTCTGCTGCGGACCTGGAACCATAACAAAACGCTATGGCTGCTGTTCCTGCCGTGCTTGCTGTACTATCTGATTTTCCGGTATGCGCCGATGTTCGGCCTCGTCATTACGTTTAAGGATTATAATCTGTTTAAAGGAATCTGGGCCAGCGATTGGGTGGGGCTGAAGTATTACCGGATGTTTTTTGAGAATCCTGACTTTTGGCCGCTGATGAAGAACACTCTGCTCTTGGGCCTCTACAAGCTGGTGTTCGGTTTCCCTGCTCCGGTGATCCTGGCTATTCTCCTGAATGAAGTCCGTAAGGCTGCGTTCAAAAAATTCGTCCAGACCGTCAGCTATCTGCCGCATTTCATCTCCAACGTCATTGTGGCGAGCATGGTCATTATGTTCCTGTCGCCGACAGGCGGGCTGATTAACAATCTGCTGGGCACCTTCGGGATCGGACCGGTTAACTTCATGAATGAGCCGGGAATGTTCCGGGGGATCTATGTTCTGTCGGAGATCTGGCAGCATATCGGCTGGGAGACCATCATCTATCTGGCGGCATTGACGGCAATTGACCCGCAGCTCTATGAAGCGGCCGATATGGACGGGGCCAGCCGGATGCGCAAAATATGGCATGTCACGTTGCCCGGCATCTCGCCGGCGATTGTCATCACGCTGATTCTGAACATCGGCAAGGTGCTGGAGATTGGCTTCGAGAAGGTGTTCCTGATGCAGAACCCGGCGATCTACGATACGGCCGACATTATCAGCACGTATGTATACCGGGTCGGGATGGAACAGGGGAACTTCAGCTATGGCGCTTCGATCGACCTGTTCATGGGCATCATCAGTCTGATCTTCATCTATAGCGCCAATTACATCAGCCGCCGGGTCAGCGAGACAAGTCTATGGTAG
- a CDS encoding helix-turn-helix transcriptional regulator has translation MKRPLTSQFALSGLFVKLMLSFLSVILLLASFNLFSHLYLSGKVYQEVVRQNEQSLKQTVEGYENHFRLTQNMILALTQSDTWTANLGILSHLKENRRYDILSEVKSDLMTLYGNPFMHIENFILYFKAENYVLEKEGLSTAADMFGKYYYSGEYPADFWSGQTMDNQYLKVLPAASFTETTMNSSRPLGRLMPVMIKAIPYEEVYGIVMLNPQRLEQAYGDAGKNPFYIMDAQDRLLFSTAETELPALEYAVNTSAHERIGDNYYFYQKGAQTGFTYVRVTEVAAIASGLRGMRVLLAVLLTVAVLVSLLFSLLFSYRLNQPLQRLIAAFDRKSGSVPGKVSSVKEFAIIGDRLSSIMENNRFIQNDLAHKNSLVRQYAYTHKVKNIPLGASLSELEDALHSERPYASILFKLSFTRPPEEPEKHTLALWQLIQRLFTGEESETVALQPEQDLLLLLLFDPGPQSGILQVLGTLQELLAEERSLYLTIAVSPVYSGETPFTDAYHNLSELLKQRRLNGETQIIVEPRASSAKAFHLKVTHGEELHNLLQSGSEEAVFGWLDRQLEQLQNKDAAAEDFRAFAAGVAEQTSKTVMKLNLPELEIGLVAALSGEPFAAFYSTQQYSEWLRELVTPVLAAIRSGSETRDPVISFVLEYLDKHYGEDINLNLVADKLNLTPGYLSSIFKEKTGINFSEYLNTLRIERAKALLMNIDLRIQDIALQVGYQNVNSFIRMFKRASGLTPGEYRKRAAGENHT, from the coding sequence ATGAAGAGACCGCTTACCAGCCAATTTGCCCTTAGCGGCCTGTTCGTTAAGCTCATGCTCAGCTTCCTGAGTGTCATCCTGCTGCTGGCTTCATTCAATTTGTTCTCTCATCTATATCTTAGCGGGAAGGTCTATCAGGAGGTAGTCCGGCAGAACGAGCAGAGTCTGAAGCAGACGGTGGAGGGATACGAGAATCACTTCCGGCTGACCCAGAATATGATTCTGGCGCTGACCCAGTCGGATACGTGGACAGCCAACCTGGGCATTCTCAGCCATCTGAAGGAGAACCGGCGGTATGATATTCTCAGTGAGGTCAAGTCGGATCTGATGACGCTGTACGGGAATCCTTTTATGCATATTGAGAATTTCATTCTGTACTTCAAGGCGGAGAACTATGTGCTTGAGAAAGAGGGGTTAAGTACCGCGGCCGACATGTTTGGCAAATATTATTACAGCGGGGAGTATCCGGCGGACTTCTGGAGCGGCCAGACCATGGACAATCAATATCTGAAGGTCCTCCCTGCCGCCTCCTTCACAGAGACTACGATGAATTCCTCGCGTCCGCTCGGGCGGCTCATGCCGGTCATGATCAAGGCGATTCCTTATGAAGAGGTCTACGGCATTGTGATGCTGAATCCGCAGCGGCTGGAGCAGGCGTATGGGGATGCCGGGAAGAATCCCTTCTATATAATGGATGCGCAGGACCGTCTGCTCTTCTCCACCGCAGAGACGGAGCTGCCAGCTCTAGAGTATGCCGTGAATACAAGCGCTCATGAGCGGATCGGGGATAACTATTATTTCTATCAAAAAGGGGCGCAGACCGGATTCACCTACGTCCGAGTCACCGAGGTTGCCGCCATTGCGAGCGGGCTGCGCGGCATGCGGGTGCTGCTCGCTGTTCTGCTCACTGTTGCGGTGCTGGTCAGCCTTCTGTTCTCCCTCCTGTTCAGCTACCGGTTGAACCAGCCGCTCCAGCGCCTGATTGCCGCGTTCGACCGCAAATCCGGCAGCGTCCCCGGCAAGGTGAGCAGCGTCAAGGAGTTTGCCATTATCGGCGACCGCCTAAGCTCAATTATGGAGAACAACCGGTTCATCCAGAACGATCTTGCGCACAAGAATTCGCTGGTCCGCCAGTATGCTTATACCCATAAGGTGAAAAATATACCGCTGGGCGCAAGCCTGAGCGAGCTGGAGGATGCGCTGCATTCCGAACGGCCGTATGCCTCCATCCTCTTCAAACTCAGCTTCACCCGTCCGCCGGAGGAGCCAGAGAAGCATACGCTGGCCTTATGGCAGCTGATTCAGCGCCTGTTCACCGGAGAGGAATCCGAGACCGTCGCCTTGCAGCCCGAACAGGATCTGCTCTTGCTGCTGCTCTTCGATCCCGGTCCGCAGAGCGGCATTCTTCAAGTGCTGGGCACGCTGCAGGAGCTGCTGGCAGAGGAGCGCTCTCTCTACCTCACGATAGCGGTCAGCCCGGTATATTCGGGGGAGACTCCGTTTACGGATGCTTACCATAACTTGTCCGAGTTGCTGAAGCAACGCAGACTGAACGGGGAGACACAGATTATTGTGGAGCCGCGGGCCTCGTCGGCCAAGGCCTTTCATCTGAAGGTCACACACGGGGAGGAACTGCATAACCTGCTGCAGTCTGGAAGTGAAGAAGCGGTGTTCGGGTGGCTGGACCGCCAGCTGGAGCAATTGCAGAATAAGGATGCCGCTGCTGAGGATTTCCGGGCTTTTGCTGCGGGGGTGGCAGAACAGACCAGCAAAACAGTCATGAAGCTGAATCTGCCGGAGCTTGAAATAGGGCTGGTTGCGGCACTGTCCGGTGAGCCGTTCGCCGCCTTCTATTCCACGCAGCAGTATAGTGAATGGCTCCGGGAGCTGGTGACTCCGGTGCTTGCAGCAATCCGCAGCGGCTCGGAGACCCGGGACCCGGTCATCAGCTTCGTGCTGGAGTATCTGGACAAGCATTACGGGGAAGACATTAATCTGAACCTTGTCGCCGACAAGCTGAATCTGACCCCCGGCTATCTCTCGAGCATCTTCAAGGAGAAGACCGGTATCAACTTCAGCGAATATCTTAACACCTTGCGCATCGAGCGGGCCAAGGCGCTGCTGATGAACATCGACCTGCGCATCCAAGATATCGCGCTTCAGGTCGGTTACCAGAATGTGAACTCGTTCATCCGTATGTTCAAGCGTGCCTCCGGCTTAACGCCGGGTGAGTACCGGAAGCGGGCTGCCGGGGAGAATCACACTTAA